The genomic DNA TTGACTATTGTACACTGAGTAGACAAtagcttcttcaaaaccttGATTGAGAATGTAATGGAACAAACCTTTAGGAAAAACACAAACGTCACCAACTTTGAGAACATTTTGGAAAACTTGATTTTGTGTATCAATAAACCCAACTAGTAATACACCTTTTTTAACAAAGATCATTTCAGTAGCTCGAGGATGATAATGGAAGTTTACTAAGCCATCATTATCGATATCGATTCTTCCAATCGAGAGACCAAGAGTGTTCAGCCCTGGAAACTCAGCAGCAGTGACAAGTTTTACGGATGCGCCAAAAATGTCCATAGAACTAGCGTTACTTAATTCATTGGTTTTGAAATCTTGAGCTGTTACATTAGCTGGATTTTTGCAAGGTAGACCATTGATGAATATGGTTTGTTTATTTGGTGAAATTGATGGACATGTGTCTTGTAGGTTGTCACAATCTGCTAATGAAACTTGGATTTTGGTTAAGAGATTAAAAAAGAACACAAAGAAAATGTTGTAAACAAAGGATTTCATCTTGAATTTTCTCTACTGGGTGAGTATATTTTCTTGCACCTTATTATGATGGATTTGAATAAATTATCCACTTCaattcatatcatatatatagtatataagCGTTGTACACAATAAAGTTCTTGATGTGAGACTTTGCTAATGTGGATTGCAAGTAATGATACATAGTCTTGGAGTTCAATTCTTGATTTGAAGTATAATGTAAGAAGTGTATGCTTGAAACAAAGGAAACATTGATTCATTTGAGTTAATTTGCACCATGACCTATAGTTAAATTCCATTGTTATGTCTGAAACTTGAAGGTTTGTATGGTTAACAAGAAATCCCATGTGTGGATCATCAATGATGTTCACTATAATTAGTAGAAGCTATTTGAGGAATAATAGGGATTTGGTTATCATTTTCAATGGTCAAATTCAAGTAAGTTATGCAGTCAAATTTTAGGCTATGTATCTATTTTGGATAGGACATATTTTTTAGTTAACTATaagttttaaaaatttcaaggtAAATTTCCTTTGTACTCATTCACTCCTCCTATTATATTGATCTAAGTAAAAGTGAAGTGCAATTAACAGTActttaaaagtattaaaaagttaaagggTATCCAGTAGAATCTTTTTTATGGCAAAGTATTATTGATAATGACAATCATGTATTATTTATACATTAGTGTATATGGACTTTGTGTACTAGGCAAACAGTAACATGACGACAgtataacaaaaaattgatatatgagCAAGGCTTGACTTATATATATGCAATGAAAACGGTTTGATTTACCACAATCACAATGAAAACTTTATAGTTCATGAAAATAAGCTAAAGTTGTTCTTAAAAGTTGGAAAATTGTGTTTGGTAAAGAGGGATTTTAGTTGTTCTTAAAATTTGTATCCAAGCTATAAAAACATATCAGTTGTTGCTCGGAGCATGAAAAATAATGttactaataatatatattttagatataaattgaacattttttctttttatgaacAACTCTAACCttgttataaaattatttggagacattataatttataatcaaCTCTAACCTTCTATAAAATGGCTAAAGAAGTTATAACTTTGTGTTGTCCTCGTCCTGTAATGTTCTTCTGAGGTAAGTTTGTTTCctttaaaagaaacaaatcttATAAGAAAACAGAGTCAAGATCATCTCTATTTATTATCCATTTGTttttaacaaatgaaaatgattttaactccaaaaaaatataatgcgGATCATTATAAGATTGATTTTAACAACCAATTGGGGTTAACTTAGTAAGCGGAACAAGACACGTTATGATGTCGTACCAACGTGTTAAGACATCGTGTCTGACATCTTGCTAGaactaatgttttaaaaaatgcaGTCAATACATGTttaaaactccaacaatttctACTAAAACTATGTTCATGCGTCTACTTCTCCTTAGCAATGATGTTAAATCATCCTTAATTAACTCTTTAGATTAATGAAGTGAAATCGATTCTTAATTTCTACTAAAACTATTTTCATGACGTCTACTTAAACCCGTCCTTAATTAactttgggaaatgttaactagtgcacCGAAAGTTAAACACTTTAAATGGTAACTTTTTCTAAAAGTTTGTGTAATAaagtgcattgaaaattgaacaCTTTGACATTATTAAAGAGATATTACTTAATTTAGAAAGCTTAAAGAGTGATccgagacactcgttaacaagatccATTAACTTTTTTGTATAACGGAAAAAactactacctccggtccttaatagaagaaaatttttttgaaaaaaaaattcggtcctatttataagaaaatgtcacaaCTTTTAAGGTGTAAGTTATTGCTTAAATGACTTTTCTATCCCTATTTAATGTTTCTCTTTTAGATATTAGTGAGTGTATTTAATGTTTCACAATTTTTAATGAAGGTATATTTGTAAAAGTattcaaaaaattacattaatcaATGAATgcattgattttgatgattttttgtttttgttgcttaTAATAAGGTCCCGAGGgagtaatcaacaatttcagggggattttgcattttctctaaattttttatatattt from Medicago truncatula cultivar Jemalong A17 chromosome 8, MtrunA17r5.0-ANR, whole genome shotgun sequence includes the following:
- the LOC25500098 gene encoding germin-like protein subfamily 3 member 4, which gives rise to MKSFVYNIFFVFFFNLLTKIQVSLADCDNLQDTCPSISPNKQTIFINGLPCKNPANVTAQDFKTNELSNASSMDIFGASVKLVTAAEFPGLNTLGLSIGRIDIDNDGLVNFHYHPRATEMIFVKKGVLLVGFIDTQNQVFQNVLKVGDVCVFPKGLFHYILNQGFEEAIVYSVYNSQNPGQVSIIPTTFDTTLESVEKLKKKIISLSASQVHGDVISSTS